TATTGATTTTTTTAAGGTATCTAAAGCTAAAAAATTAAGAGTTAAACGACTATTAATTAGTGACTTGAATTTACCTGCCGTTAAACGCTCGCTTAACGCCCTTAAAGACAATCAAGACTTCATGCCACTATCAATCTCAGCATTAGCACGTTCACGAGCTGATTGGCTGTATGGTCTTAATTTAACCCGAGCATATACATTGCAAGGGCAAAAGCAGGGTTATAATAGTGTTTTGTCAGTAGGGCGAGTACAAACGCCTATTTTAGGATTAGTTGTTCGACGTGAACAAGCAATCGCGGAATTTATCTCTAAACCTTATTACCAAGTACTTGCGCATTTAGCACTTAATGAGTCAGAAGATAACAATGATTGTTTTACTGTTAAATGGCAACCGAGTGAAGCATGCCAGCAATATTGTGATGAAGAAGGGCGGGTGTTAGTTAAAGGGTTAGCTGAAAATGTTGTTACAAGAATTAATAATCAACCCGCTATTGTAGAAGACATTAAGACAGAACAAAAACAACAAAACCAACCTTTACCCTTTAACTTATCTAGCTTACAAATTTCTGCTGCTAAGCAGTTTTCAATGAACGCAAAGTTAGTGTTAGATGTTTGTCAGGCGCTTTATGAAAAACATAAACTTGTTACCTATCCACGTTCAGATTGTCGTTATCTTCCTAAAGAGCAGCTGAAACAAGCGCCAGGTATTATCAATATGTTAGCGGCTTCTAACTTACCTTGTAATGTTCAAGCAAAAAATTCAGATAAAACGATTAAAAGTAATGCATGGAATGATAAAAAAATCACTGCACATCATGCCATTATCCCAACAGAAAAATCACCTAATAATATTAATTTAAATTCGTTTGAAAAAAACATTTATCTATTAATTACGCGACAATATTTGGCGCAGTTTTATCCTGTTTATCGGTATCAACAAACCAAGTTAACGGTAAAAATTGCGGGTGGGTTATTCGCAACCAGTGCTAAGGTTGAACAGCAACAAGGATGGAAGGTACTATTTCCTCGGCATGATAAATCGTCAGAGCCAAAAGATACCTTTTTGCCGGCATTAACAAAAGGACAAGTGTTGCATTGTAAGCGAGGGGAGTTAATTGAAAAGCAAACCTCTCCACCAGAGTCTTTTACCGATGCTACCCTGCTAGGCGCTATGACAGGTATCGCTCGTTTTGTTAGTGATGTGAATATTAAAAAAGTATTAAGAGATACCGATGGGTTAGGCACCGACGCTACTCGTGCAGGGATTATTGACTTACTCTTTAAACGTGATTTTTTACAG
The sequence above is a segment of the Colwellia sp. 20A7 genome. Coding sequences within it:
- a CDS encoding DNA topoisomerase III, whose amino-acid sequence is MKLYIAEKPSLGRAIAAALPKPHKNHKTHIEVANGDVVSWCVGHILEQADPQDYDDRFKKWSMETLPMLPQQWQLKPIARTRDQLAALRKLVKQADDIIHAGDPDREGQLLVDEVIDFFKVSKAKKLRVKRLLISDLNLPAVKRSLNALKDNQDFMPLSISALARSRADWLYGLNLTRAYTLQGQKQGYNSVLSVGRVQTPILGLVVRREQAIAEFISKPYYQVLAHLALNESEDNNDCFTVKWQPSEACQQYCDEEGRVLVKGLAENVVTRINNQPAIVEDIKTEQKQQNQPLPFNLSSLQISAAKQFSMNAKLVLDVCQALYEKHKLVTYPRSDCRYLPKEQLKQAPGIINMLAASNLPCNVQAKNSDKTIKSNAWNDKKITAHHAIIPTEKSPNNINLNSFEKNIYLLITRQYLAQFYPVYRYQQTKLTVKIAGGLFATSAKVEQQQGWKVLFPRHDKSSEPKDTFLPALTKGQVLHCKRGELIEKQTSPPESFTDATLLGAMTGIARFVSDVNIKKVLRDTDGLGTDATRAGIIDLLFKRDFLQRQGKKIIATDVGKALVNALPIKATLPDMTAQWESTLTAISERNASYVSFMDPLISTITEMISEASQQPFSNLPKVAFKPKRKAGAKRKFTRKPAMKKVG